A region of the Oncorhynchus gorbuscha isolate QuinsamMale2020 ecotype Even-year linkage group LG02, OgorEven_v1.0, whole genome shotgun sequence genome:
CGCCGAGGGAGGGGAGAACAGGGCCCAGCAGCAGAATACGGGCCTCTACCCAGGGACCAACACCTTCTGGAAGGCTAGCAAGGGAAAACAAGCCGAGTCTACAGCCACCGCCACTGGCACCACGGAGGAGTCCAGCATCACCCAGGAGCGAGCTGGCTCCCGGACCTGGGACGTGTCCAGTGCCAACTGCAGTGCCAACCTCAACTTCACCAACCAGGACTGGTTCAGGGGCTTGGAGGAGAACTTTAAGCAGTTCCTTCTGTACCGCCACTGCCGCTTCTTCCCCATGCTCATCAACCATCCGGAGAAGTGCTCTGGGGAGACCTACCTGCTCATGGTCATCAAGTCCATCGCTACGCAGCACGACCGCCGCGAGGTGATCCGCAAGACGTGGGGCAAGGAGCAGGTTGTTGACGGCAAGAAGGTGAAGACAGTGTTCTTGCTGGGGACGTCGTCCAACGAGGCTGAGAAGGCCAACCATCAGAAGCTCCTGGAGTACGAGGACTACATCTACAGAGATATACTCCAATGGGACTTCCAGGACAGCTTCTTCAACCTGACCCTCAAGGAGACCCACTTCCTTAAGTGGTTCTCCACCTACTGTGCCGACGTGCGCTACGTCTTCAAGGGCGACGACGACGTCTTCGTCAGTGTGGAGAACATCTTCGAGTACCTGGAGGCCAGCGCCCAGGTCAAGAACCTATTCGTTGGTGACGTGCTCTTCAAGGCCAAGCCCATTCGCAGGAAGGAGAACAAGTACTACATCCCACAAGCACTTTACAACAAGACCCACTACCCTCCATACGCCGGAGGCGGTGGGTTCCTCATGGACGCACCCCTGGCCAGGAGGCTCTACTGGGCCTCAGACTCTCTGGAGCTGTACCCCATCGACGATGTGTTCCTGGGCATGTGTCTGGAGGTGCTGCAGGTCACACCCATCAAGCACAATGCTTTTAAGACATTTGGTCTGGTCAAGAACAAGGACAGCAAGCTCAACCAAGAACCTTGTTTCTTTAAGAGCATGATCGTGGTTCACAAGCTGCTACCATCAGAGCTCATACACATGTGGAACCTGGTGAACAGTAATCTCATCTGTTCACAGAAAGTGGAGATCTTATAGCCTGGTGGGAACTCTTAACTAGGCGAGGGGAGAAAGTTGGGATGTGTGAGTGGGCCGGGAGGCGGATGTTTTGACATCCAATTCAAGTTCTCCTTTGTTCATAGTAGGACCCAGACAATATTTGATTTATTACATTTCAGCAAACATTCTTAttcagagcaattagggttaaatgccttgctcacatcggcagatttttcacctagtcggcttgggGAGGTCAAACCAacaacattttggttactggcccaacgctcttaaccgctaggctacttgcCTCTACTGCATCACAGTGGAAGTACATTTTCTGGTGATGTTTTTTTATGTTCTGGTGGTGTTTTGAAATGACTCTCAAAGTCAGCAGGCACATTCGGAGATGCCAAACCAAAGGGGTTTGAGGTGCTGGCAGATAGTGTTGCAAAGAGGACAGCGAGCTGCCCCACGTTGTCATGCATCCCGTTGACTGTGTACTGAAAGTCAAACACCTTGTTCATTTGGACCAGGCTTCACCTACACTGTAGTAACACGGACCTTATAAAATAGCAAGAAACAAAGTGTCTCTACCTCACTAATGTAGTTGAAATTTCTTTTCTCGTTTAGGTAGTCATTTGAATATAATTTTGGTCAAGACAAAAATGTCTTGTAAGCATGTTTAACCACGTCAATagtcaaataaataataatgtcATTTGTTTTTCTTTACATCAAACCCTGCAGTCcaacgtagagagacagagaccctttCATATGGGTCACTGCACTTCGATAAGATTGTTCAGTTTTCATAAAACATTTggactgtatactgtatgtgtcaaTGGATCTGAATGCGCTGATATACTTGATATGAATTGAGTTGAGGGTTTATGAGAGGCTCCCAAGTGACTTAGCGGTCTAGGgcactgtgtctcagtgctagagttGTCACTACAGACCATGGTTCGATCACGGGCTGTATTgcaaccggctgtgatcgggagtcccatagggtggcgcgcAATTGGTCCAGTGTCATCCTGATTAGGGGAggttttggctggggtaggctgtcatttgtttttatctgactttcctagtttaaataaaaggtcaaattacATTGAAACTGTGAAACAAATAAACTACTGCTGATACATATATCGCAATATGTTAATTTAATAGCCCCACTGACACAGGGGCCAAAAGAGGTTGTTTGATATGTAATTAATTGCAGGGAAGGTATTGGAATTAATGAAAATGTGCAAAGATTATAGTTCCTCATGTTTAGAGGGCAGTGAATATGTGTGGAGGATGTatataaatgtttttaaaaaatctaaatatatatacAGGTTTAAAAATCACGTttgtaaataaatgtttaaaaaaaatcatatgTGGGGTCttatcattttatttatttatattttaccaGTTCGACTAATTGACAACAAACGATCCAAACAAGGCTCACGTGGTATTTGATCTTAACGTTGATAGTTTGACCAAAATGTTCATTGTTCATTTTATTTCAATGTTCACTTGTTTATAGGTCAACGGGATTATTTTAACCTCAAAATGTTGTCCTTTTATCCTCAACATTGTTGATGTTTTAACATCAAAACATATCTTTATACATTCAAGGCTGATTTATCAATTAAACCAATGTAAATACATTACTTAATTTATGccttaaggtaacatgtataatttGTATTAGTGTTTCACTTCAAATGTTAAATTTATTTTGTCACAAATGATATGCACATGACAGAACCAGAAACACATTTAACAGAACATTAACAGAGTTTTTAAATCAGTGTTTTTTTTACTGGTTTCAGAGGCAGTTTATAGAGTCCTGATTGGTGTTCCCATGGATTTATGTTCTCCTGCTGAATAACATATAACAGCGATACTATCAACTATTATATTTATCATAGTGATGCAAGAGTAACATTAAAACAGAGTACGTGCAGATGGCACTAATTTACTAAGTGGGGAGGTGTGTCATAGGTGATGAATGTGTTGGGCACATCGGAATTTCTACAGATGTTGTGGCACAGCAAAAAGATTAGCATACCTCAAATCTAGAGGTTGAAAGTTCAAATCACCAGGTGGGGTCATATTGAAAAGTCAATACTGAGTGATCATGTCAATCATGTTGGTCTTTTGATTAAAGATTTTATCTGAACAGCGTACCACTTACCTTAAAACCCCTATACCATTTTAATTACCTTACTTATAATTATTTGGGACACATAGGAACCATCACATCCCAAGAACCTTCAGGGGACCGTGACAACAACATCCCAAGAACCTTCAGGGGACCGTGACAACAACATCCCAAGAACCTTCAGGGGACCGTGACAACAACATCCCAAGAACCTTCAGGGGACCGTGACAACAACATCCCAAGAACCTTCAGGGGACCGTGACAACAACATCCCAAGAACCTTCAGGGGACCGTGACAACAACATCCCAAGAACCTTCAGGGGACCGTGACAACAACATCCCAAGAACGTCATAAAAACATCCCCGGGAAATATAAGAAGGTCCCTCAGAGAACGCTCCCTTGAGACGATCATGCGACACCCTAAGGACTAGTAAAATGAAGGTCCTGAGAACGTCCTAAAAAAAAGGGTCCTGACATGGTCCTCAGCAACGTCCTGGAAAATGACAGGGAACTAGACAAAGGGCCACCAGAGAACGTTCCCTTGGGACTTGTGCGGTCGAGCCAGCTGTTGGATTTTAACAGTGAAGAGGCTGACAACGAGGATCGTTTTTCTTGCCCAAAGTGAGGCTTTTATTACCAATGTGAAAAATTAGTAGCAAATGTACAATATGtacaaacaaaaataacaaacagacAACCTGAATCTAAATAAGTAGAGCTGTCAACTGCCAcctgaggcggcagggtagcctagtggttagagcgttggactagtaaccgaaaggttgcaagatcaaatccttgagctgacaaagtacattcagcccctgaacaaggcagttaacccactgttcctataccagttaacccactgttcctagaccagttaacccactgttcctagaccagttaacccactgttcctagaccagttaacccactgttcctagaccagttaacccactgttcctagaccagttaatccactgttcctagaccagttaatccactgttcctagtccagttaatccactgttcctagaccagttaatccactgttcctagaccagttaacccactgttcctagaccagttaacccactgttcctagaccagttaatccactgttcctagaccagttaacccactgttcctagaccagttaacccactgttcctagaccagttaacccactgttcctagaccagttaacccactgttcctagaccagttagcccactgtttcttgaccagttaacacactgttcctagaccagttaacccactcttcctagaccagttaacccactgttcctagaccagttaacccactgttcctagaccagttagcccactgttccttgaccagttaacccactgttcctagaccagttaacccactgttcctagaccagttaacccactgttcctaggccgtcattgaaaataagaatttgttctctaCTAGCTTGACAAGCTATGTAAAGGCTCGATAAAAAGGAGAAACCCTTCAAATATGCCTGATCAGTAAATACATGTTTATAAAGAGAAAaacactgccttcagaaagtattcatacccttcgTCTTATTCCACGTCTGGTTGTGTTCCCGCCTGATTTCCAAACTGATTacatttctcacccatctacacacaatacccccgtaataacaaagtgaaaacatgtttttagacattttttgtaaatgtattataaatgaaatgcagaaatatataatttacaaaagtattcacacccctggatcaatactttgtagaaagcACCGGGGGGGAATTACTGCTTTGAGACATCTTGGGTATGtttgtattattttatttaactagacatgtcagtttagaacaaattcttatttacaatgacggcctaggaactgccttgttcaggggaagaacaacagatttttttgtcagctcggggatacgATCTAGCAACCTCTTAATTACAGGCCCCACACTCAAACCACTTAGCTACCTGTACAAGCTTTGGCTATAtggatttggggattttgtcccattcttctttgcCGATTTTCTCATAGTTAAATGGGGAGTGGAGGTGAACGGCAATCTTTTAATTCTttccacaggttttcaatgggattcaagtatgggctttggctgggcccctcaatgactttcacattcttgttctgaagtgttgctttggctgtatgcttggggtcattgttcagaccacagaatattttgcctttATGCTCTCAGAGTTTTTCCACGttcctttttgcaaactccaagcatgctgtcatgtgcctttttctcaggtgTGGTTTCCGTGGCTACACTTCCATGAAGACCAGATTGGTTTGATGAGACTGTTTCCttcttctggcaggttctcccatctcagcgaaagaactctgtagttctgtcagagtggtcattgggtggtcacttccctgaccaaggtccttcttgcctggGTTGCTTAGTTTAGTTGGACGGCCAGTTCCGTATTTTTTGGTTAGTTCCATATTTTTTAAACTTCcaaatgatggagaccactgtgctcttggaaactttcaatACTCTATAATTTATtctatacccttccccagatatacagttgaagtcggaagtttacatacacttaggttggaatcattaaaacttgtttttcaaccactccacaaatgtattgttaacctTTAGCTTTGGCAAAtcggtttggacatctactttgtgcatgacacaagtcatttttccaacaattgtttacagacagattacagacagattatttcactaaaactcaatgtatcacaattccaatgggtcagaagtttacatacactgaggtgactgtgccattaaacagcttggaaaattccaggaaattatgtcatagctttagaagcttctgacgtaatttgagtcaattggaggtgtacctgtggatgtatttcaaggcctacagtCAAACTCAATGcttctttgcttaacatcatgggaaaatcaaaagaaaacagccaagacctcagaaaaaaattgtagacctccacaagtttggttcatccttgggagcaatttccaaacacctgaaagtaacatgttcatctgtacaaacaatagtacataaatataaacaccatgggaccacgcagccgtcataccgctcaggacgagttctgtctgctagagatcaatgtactttggtgcgaaaagtgcaaattaatcccagaacaacagcaaaggaccttgtgaagatgctggaggaaacaggtacaaaagtatctatatccacagtaaaacgagtcctatatcgacataacctgaaaggccacccagcaaggaagaagccactgctccaaaactgccataaaaaagccagactatggtttgcaactgcacatggggacaaagatcatactttttggagaaatgtcctctggtctgatgaaacaaaaatagaactgtttggccataatgaccatcgttatgtttggaggaaaaagggggaggcttgcaagccaaagaacaccatcccaaccgtgaagcacaggggtggcagcgtcatgttgtgcgggtgctttgctgcaggagggcctggtgcacttcacaaaatagatggcatcatgagggaggaaaattatgtgcatatattgaagcaacatctcaagacatcagtcaggaaattaaagcttggtcgcaaatgggtcttccaaatgtacaatgaccccaagcatacttccaaagttgtggcaacatGGCATAAGggaaacaaagtcaaggtattggagtggccattacaaagccctgacctcaatcccatagaagatttgttggcagaactgaaaaagcatgtgcgagcaaggaggcctacaaacctgactccgttacaccagctctgtcaggaggaatgggccaaaattcacccaacttattgggagaagtttgtggaaggctacccgaaatgtttgacccaagttaaacaatttaaaggcaatgctaccaaatactaattgagtgtatggaaacttctgacccactgggaatgtgatgaaataaatcaaatctgaaataaataattctctctactattattctgacatttcacattcttaaaataaagtgttgatcccaacTGGCCTAAAACAGCGAAtctttactctgattaaatgtcaggaattgtgaaaaactgagttttaatgtatttcgctaagatgtatgtaaacttccgacttcaattgtacgcacgcaccacttttcacaATTGTGTCTCAGAGATCTACAGgcagttccttggacttcatgttATAGTTTCTGTTCTGACAAGCACTTCTTCTTCTGTAGTTCTGCACTTCTTCTGTAGTTATGCACTTCTTCTTCTGTAGTTCTGCACTTCTTCTTCTGTAGTTCTGCACTTCTTCTTCTGTAGTTATGCACTTCTTCTTCTGTAGTTATGCACTTCTTCTTCTGTAGTTCTGCACTTCTTCTTCTGTAGTTATGCACTTCTTCTTCTGTAGTTATGCACTTCTTCTGTAGTTATGCACTTCTTCTTCTGTAGTTCTGCACTTCTGTAGTTCTGCACTTCTTCTTCTGTTGTTATGCACTTCTTCTTCTGTAGTTCTGCACTTCTTCTTCTGTAGTTCTGCACTTCTTCTGTAGTTATGCACTTCTTCTGTAGTTATGCACTTCTTATGTATTTCTGCACTTCTTCTTCTGTAGTTCTGCACTTCTTCTGTAATTTTACACTTCTTCTGTAGTTATGCACTTCTTCTTCTGTAATTCTGCACTTCTTCTTCTGTAGTTCTGCACTTCTTCTTCTGTAGTTCTGCACTTCTTCTTCTGTAGTTGTGCACTTCTTCTGTAGTTGTGCACTTCTTCTTCTGTAGTTCTGCACTTCTTCTTCTGTAGTTCTGCACTTCTTCTTCTGTAGTTCTGCACTTCTTCTTCTGTATTTCTGCACTTCTTCTGTAGTTCTGCACTTCTTCTTCTGTAGTTGTGTAGTTTAACGGCAGTGGACATCTAATATCTTGAATAGACCAACTGAACTATAATATAAGTCCATTATACTTTGTGATACAACATGTGAaaaggaaaaacaaaaacaaaaaaacaagaacttgtaaaaaaataaaaaaaataaaaaaacacacaacaaaccctacactcattaaaaACCCACTACTATTTTGACCCCATCTGCTCCTGCACCATGCCACCGGCCTGGGTTGACATGACACCACcactcaacacaccctgtaactcttctgaagtcAAATCTCGTACCAccatgtacttctctgcagctACCACCACAACATCTATGTTCTGTGATTTATGTTCCTTTTCTGCGCT
Encoded here:
- the b3gnt7 gene encoding UDP-GlcNAc:betaGal beta-1,3-N-acetylglucosaminyltransferase 7, with product MMTSRDKWRVYKRVCVVFFLAAVTLTVVQRGAPFQIERQSRMEAPAEGGENRAQQQNTGLYPGTNTFWKASKGKQAESTATATGTTEESSITQERAGSRTWDVSSANCSANLNFTNQDWFRGLEENFKQFLLYRHCRFFPMLINHPEKCSGETYLLMVIKSIATQHDRREVIRKTWGKEQVVDGKKVKTVFLLGTSSNEAEKANHQKLLEYEDYIYRDILQWDFQDSFFNLTLKETHFLKWFSTYCADVRYVFKGDDDVFVSVENIFEYLEASAQVKNLFVGDVLFKAKPIRRKENKYYIPQALYNKTHYPPYAGGGGFLMDAPLARRLYWASDSLELYPIDDVFLGMCLEVLQVTPIKHNAFKTFGLVKNKDSKLNQEPCFFKSMIVVHKLLPSELIHMWNLVNSNLICSQKVEIL